The sequence below is a genomic window from Streptococcus oralis.
TCATCAGTTAAAGCTTCTACCGCTATAGTCACGCACATATCAACCGCTTCTTCCGCGGAAACAGTAAAGTGATAACCATTTAATTGTAAAAACTTCACCAAAACAAAGAAGGCCGTTCGTTTATTGGCATTGGCAAAAACATGCTTCTTTATCAATTGGACAAATAATATTGTTGCTTTATCAAAAATTGTTGGATAAAGAGGTTTGCCAAAAACAAATTGTTCTGGTAAGTTCACAATCATATTTAACGC
It includes:
- a CDS encoding type II toxin-antitoxin system death-on-curing family toxin, whose amino-acid sequence is MTVYLTEKQIEKINALAIQRYSPKEQIQTVSPSALNMIVNLPEQFVFGKPLYPTIFDKATILFVQLIKKHVFANANKRTAFFVLVKFLQLNGYHFTVSAEEAVDMCVTIAVEALTDEKMISYSKWISEHSIREKVKK